A genomic window from Nicotiana sylvestris chromosome 11, ASM39365v2, whole genome shotgun sequence includes:
- the LOC104242336 gene encoding uncharacterized protein, with protein sequence MAVAGLHNISAFGSSLFIESQSSVSRQRGEHDRPRTRASSILQMWRELEGEHVVSNSYAPTGDRQRPQRSDVENFDYGANEDENQRCTSQSHIELDNYFDDGRSVSSDQSSDFGEVERERVRQIIQKRMNAGGKSHSQSLSVSHGNNCSEAQCLGENEGGQVRIIRERVQTNIHQSGTSSPRDEVAAETGSQSEHVRDGFLVDHSQNGERKALRRKLCGRQALIDLMMRSQREREKELQGLLECKPVSDFAYRNRIQSLLRGRFLQNGRLTNGERTASNAASELGLLRQRHTVSDLREEILSRLDDNVRGSTSNMQLSSAKDDPQPSQSDSEQEVIDECYDQAELINEEREMNGSRVVANSESTICEHVNRQYNIDQIAETSEQAGGDEDHEQATPNLEFSSSLPEIQNNGNRNLVENAGNRWLPEAAAIEGSLQGHVQDHHATFHDNDAPQSEPSDSHDVVDGHFRDFERNIFEYYDWEGSSAQEEEVEEFIAEPEESDLQQAEEPEEFATEHEESEYRPFYADQNEWVDDATENIGGDSQDGAPNQSYPENLGSGIEEQNHAQEPHDEWHEEALDDWFDTPSGQDDGSIERVDTFYIPDDDNVYSIELRELLSRRRVSNLLNSSFRQSLNQLIQSYVERQGHASFDWDMDEASSYPSDAEHEQQQENVIRDGPQINMEGNPFAMTSPQEAPSQSQWNHEPEHQNLPRQNPHHRMGELEWDIINELKIDMAILHQRMNDMQRMLQTCMEIQVELQRSVRQEVSAALNICAGSTDVDVCGDILLNDESKWDNVRKGLCCLCCNNNIDSLLYRCGHMCTCSQCAEKLVHEKAKCPMCLAPVVEVIRAFSIQ encoded by the exons ATGGCTGTTGCTGGCTTGCATAATATTTCTGCATTTGGTTCTTCTTTATTTATAGAGTCTCAGTCCTCGGTGTCGAGGCAACGGGGTGAACATGATAGGCCGAGAACCCGGGCTTCATCTATTCTTCAAATGTGGAGGGAGCTTGAGGGTGAGCATGTCGTGAGTAATTCCTATGCCCCTACTGGAGATAGGCAAAGACCACAGAGGAGTGATGTCGAGAATTTTGACTATGGTGCCaatgaggatgagaatcaaaGGTGTACATCTCAAAGCCATATCGAGCTGGACAACTACTTTGATGATGGCCGAAGTGTTAGCTCAGATCAATCTAGTGATTTTGGGGAGGTTGAACGTGAAAGAGTTAGGCAGATTATTCAGAAGCGGATGAATGCTGGTGGAAAGAGCCATTCACAGTCATTGAGTGTCTCACATGGGAACAACTGTTCTGAGGCACAATGTTTAGGGGAAAATGAAGGCGGACAGGTGAGAATCATAAGGGAGCGGGTGCAAACGAATATTCATCAGAGTGGCACAAGTTCTCCTAGAGATGAAGTTGCTGCTGAAACCGGCTCTCAATCTGAACATGTGCGTGATGGTTTTTTGGTCGATCATTCACAAAATGGAGAGAGAAAGGCCTTGCGCAGAAAACTCTGTGGCAGACAAGCTCTCATTGATTTAATGATGAGGTCtcagagagaaagagaaaaagaactTCAGGGACTGTTGGAGTGTAAGCCTGTATCAGACTTTGCCTATCGCAATCGGATTCAG TCATTACTCAGGGGAAGGTTTCTGCAAAATGGAAGATTGACAAAtggtgaaagaactgcttcaaatgCAGCAAGTGAGCTGGGCTTACTGAGGCAAAGACATACGGTGTCTGATTTAAG GGAAGAAATTTTGTCCAGATTGGACGATAATGTGCGTGGTTCTACAAGTAATATGCAGCTGTCCTCTGCAAAGGATGACCCTCAACCATCTCAATCAGATAGTGAACAAGAGGTAATAGACGAATGCTATGATCAAGCTGAACTTATTAATGAAGAGAGAGAGATGAATGGGTCTCGTGTGGTAGCGAACTCAGAAAGCACAATTTGTGAGCATGTGAATCGTCAATATAACATTGACCAAATAGCTGAAACTTCTGAGCAAGCTGGAGGAGATGAGGATCATGAGCAAGCCACGCCAAATTTGGAGTTTTCTAGTAGTTTACCTGAAATACAAAATAATGGCAATAGAAACTTGGTGGAAAATGCTGGTAACAGATGGTTGCCCGAAGCTGCGGCTATTGAAGGCAGTCTGCAAGGTCATGTACAAGATCACCATGCAACCTTCCATGACAATGATGCACCACAAAGTGAGCCAAGTGATTCTCATGATGTGGTAGATGGTCATTTTCGTGATTTTGAGAGGAATATCTTTGAATATTATGACTGGGAAGGTTCATCAGCTCAAGAAGAGGAGGTGGAGGAATTTATTGCAGAGCCTGAAGAAAGTGATTTGCAGCAAGCGGAAGAGCCAGAAGAATTTGCAACAGAACATGAGGAAAGTGAGTACCGGCCTTTTTATGCTGATCAGAACGAATGGGTAGATGATGCCACAGAAAACATCGGTGGAGATTCGCAAGACGGTGCTCCTAATCAATCTTATCCGGAAAATTTGGGAAGTGGTATTGAAGAACAAAACCATGCACAAGAACCACATGATGAGTGGCATGAAGAGGCACTTGATGACTGGTTTGACACGCCTTCTGGTCAGGATGATGGATCCATTGAAAGGGTTGATACATTTTATATACCGGATGACGACAATGTTTATAGTATTGAACTCCGAGAACTGCTAAGCAG GAGGCGTGTCTCTAATCTGCTTAATAGCAGTTTCCGTCAGAGTCTAAACCAGCTAATACAATCTTATGTCGAAAGACAAGGTCATGCTTCTTTTGACTGGGATATGGATGAAGCATCCTCATACCCATCTGATGCAGAGCACGAGCAGCAGCAGGAGAATGTTATTCGAGATGGGCCTCAGATAAATATGGAGGGAAATCCCTTTGCTATGACTTCACCCCAAGAGGCACCTTCTCAGTCACAATGGAATCATGAACCCGAGCATCAGAATTTGCCTCGCCAAAATCCACATCACCGCATGGGAGAATTA GAGtgggatatcatcaatgaactgAAGATTGACATGGCTATACTTCACCAGAGGATGAACGATATGCAAAGGATGCTTCAAACATGCATGGAAATCCAAGTTGAGCTGCAGCGGTCGGTTCGCCAAGAAGTTTCTGCAGCTCTAAATATATGTGCTGGTTCAACAG ATGTGGATGTTTGTGGGGATATTCTGTTGAACGATGAATCCAAATGGGATAACGTGAGAAAAGGATTATGTTGCTTGTGTTGTAATAACAATATAGATTCATTATTGTACAG GTGTGGCCACATGTGCACATGTTCACAATGTGCAGAAAAATTGGTCCATGAAAAAGCCAAGTGTCCAATGTGCCTGGCACCAGTAGTTGAGGTGATCCGAGCTTTCTCTATACAGTAA